Within the Ktedonobacterales bacterium genome, the region CGATACTGGACCTCCCCCTGGCGTTGGTTATCCTGCTCGCTGTACCCATCTTGATCGCCCTCGCCATACAGGTAGCGCGCCGTCTGCGCCCCATGTGGGACAACGCCCAGCAAGAAACGGGCGCGCTCAGCACCATCATGCAAGAAAGCCTGAGCGGGCGGCGGGTTGTCCTCTCGTTCGTGCGCGAAGCCTTCGAGATAACCAAATTCGAGGCAAAAAACCAGGAGTTGCGCAACCTGAAAATCAGCGCGCAGCGCCTTTCGGCCTGGAATCAGCCCTTGATGGTCCTGTCGCTGAACCTCGTCACCGTCCTGGTCCTCTGGGTGGGGGGCACTGCCGTCATCAGCCAGCGTGTCAGCCTGCCAACATTAGTCGCAGTAATTCAGTATGCCCTGCTGCTCGGCACGCCAGTGCGCTCCTTTGGCTTCATGATTACCTGGCTCATGCGCGCGCGCTCCAGCGGTCATCGCATCTTCGAGGTGCTGGACACCGAACCCGTCATCAAAGACGCCCCCAACGCTATCGCCTTGCGCCAGGTGGCAGGCCATGTGCGCTTCGAGGGGGTCGGCTTCGCCTATGGGTCTGGCCCCCGAATCCTTGACGAAATCAATATTGACGCGCAGCCAGGGCAGGTGATCGCGCTCCTGGGTACAACGGGCAGCGGGAAAAGCACCATTTTATCTCTCCTGCCGCGCTTTTACGATGTCACCGAAGGGCGCATTACCGTTGACGGCCATGATATTCGGGCGGTGCAGCACGCATCGCTGCGGCGCAGCATCGGCTTTGTGTTACAGGATGTCTTTCTCTTCAACGCCACGCTGCGCGAGAACATCGCCTTTGGCGCTCCCCATGCCACCGAAGAGCAAATCATCGCCGCCGCAAAAGTGGCTCGCCTGCACGACTTCGCCTGCACACTGCCAGATGGCTACGAGACATGGGTAGGCGAGCGCGGCGTCACGCTTTCTGGCGGCCAGAAGCAGCGCGTCGCCATCGCCCGCACCATCCTGTTTGACCCGCGTATCCTGGTGCTGGATGACGCAACCTCCAGCGTTGATATGGAGACAGAATATCTGATTCAAGAGGCGCTGGATGCCGTCATGCGCGGGCGCACGAGCTTTGTCGTCGCCTCGCGCCTGCGCACCATCAAACGCGCCGACCAGATTCTTGTGCTGGATCGTGGCCGGATTATCGAGCGCGGCACGCACGACACTCTGCTGGCTCTTGATGGAACGTATGCGCGCCTGTACGAGTTGCAGCTACGCGAACAAGAGGAATACGAAGCCCAGGCGCTCAAGCTGCTGGACGGCGAAAAACCGGCGGCGCTGACCGAGGCAGACACCCCCCAGCAAACCAGGAGATAACCCATGAAAGCGACCTCCTACGCGGAGTACCGGCGGAGCCATCGTTGGCGCGAAAACAGCCTTGCCAGCGACGACGAGGATATTTATGGCAAGTTCGATTTGCAGCTCATCCGCCGCTTTGGCCCCTACCTGGCCCGCTATCGCGCCGCCAGCATCGCCAGCGTCATCCTCATGTTGCTATACACCGGGCTGAACGTCGCCTATCCTTTCCTGATCGGCGTGGCAATTGATGACTTCATCAGCCGCAGCAACCTGGGTGGCCTGGCTATCGCCAGCGCCGGCCTGGTCGCGCTTAACATCGTTATGTGGCTGGCTCAATACTGGCAAGTCTGGAGTATGTCCTGGGTAGGCGAGCAGGTTCTCTACCATCTGAGTTCGGATATGTTTGCCCATCTCCAGCGGCTCTCGCTCAGCTTCTACGACCACACGCAGATCGGGCGCGTCATGTCGCGCCTACAGAGCGATGTTGATGTGCTGGAAGGCTTGCTGAGTTCAGGGTTGCTCTCCATTCTGAGTTCCCTGCTGGCGCTGATCGGCATCATCGGCGCGATGCTGATCATGAACGTATCGCTGGCGCTGCTGGCCTTCACCGTCCTTCCCCTCATGATTGGCATCGCGGCGTTCTGGCAGAAACACGCGCAGCGTTCCTTCCGCGTGACGCGGGCAGCTATTTCATTAGTGAATGCCACGCTTCAAGAAAATATCTCCGGCATGCGCGTCATCCAGAGCATGGTGCGCGAGGACCGCAACCGCGAAGAGTTCGACGACCTCAACGCCTACAACCGCGATACAAACCTGACCGCCAGCAAGATCGCCGCGCTGGTCCTGCCGCTGGTGGAAGTGGTGGCCGCCATCGCCATTGTCATCACCCTCTTTTATGGCAGTGTGCTGATCTCGCGCGGCTCCCTGAGCGTCGGCGTGCTGGTAGCCTTTATCCTCTATATCTATCGCTTTTTCGATCCCATCCGTGATCTCAGCCAGCAATACACCCAGTTGCAGCGTTCAGGCGTAGCCGCCGAGCGTATCTTCCAAATCCTCTCGATACCCGTTGAAATCACTGATCGCCCCAACGCCAAAGTCCTGCCACAGATCAAAGGTGATGTGGAGTTCCGCGAAGTCGTCTTCGGCTACAAGCCCGAAGCGCCCGTCTTGCAAGGGCTGAACCTTTCGATCAAAGCCGGTCAGACCGCCGCCATCGTGGGGCATACCGGCGCGGGAAAAAGCACCATCGCCAGCCTGCTTTCGCGCTTCTATGATGTGCAGCAAGGGGCTGTCTTGATTGATGGATACGATGTAAAAGAAGTGACGCAGAGTTCGCTGCGCAGCCAGATTGGCATCGTCCTTCAGGAGCCGTTCCTCTTCACCGGAACCATCCGCGACAACATCAGCTATGGCCGCCTTGAAGCGACTGATGAAGAGATTGAGGAGGCGGCGCGGGTCATCGGCGTCCACGACATCATCATCCAACTGCCCCGGGGTTATGAAACGCCTATCCGCGAGCGCGGGCGCAACCTCAGCGTGGGCCAGCGTCAGCTCATCTCCTTCGCGCGGGCGCTGCTGGCCGACCCACGTATCCTCATACTGGACGAGGCCACCGCCAACATTGATACCTTCACCGAAGTGCTGGTGCAGCAGGGCTTGCAGCGTCTGCTGCATGGACGCACCGCGCTGGTGATCGCGCACCGCCTCTCGACGATCAAGAACGCCGATACCATCATCGTCCTTCAGGGCGGGCGCATCATCGAGCAAGGCTCCCACCAGGAACTTTTGCAGCGCGACGGAGCCTACGCCACGCTCTACGCGATGGGCTTCCGCCAATCGCATGTTTGAGAGCGCACCTGCTTGTACCGCCGCCTTCCAGGCGGCTAAACCGCGTGTACCGCCGCCGTCCCTGGCGGCCAAACCGTTCGCCAGCGCGAACGCTCGCTCTAGTAGGCAACGCTCGTGCTGGCCCAACGTTGCGCCGCCAGGGACGGCGGCGGTACACGCAAATGCTAGT harbors:
- a CDS encoding ABC transporter ATP-binding protein; translation: MKATSYAEYRRSHRWRENSLASDDEDIYGKFDLQLIRRFGPYLARYRAASIASVILMLLYTGLNVAYPFLIGVAIDDFISRSNLGGLAIASAGLVALNIVMWLAQYWQVWSMSWVGEQVLYHLSSDMFAHLQRLSLSFYDHTQIGRVMSRLQSDVDVLEGLLSSGLLSILSSLLALIGIIGAMLIMNVSLALLAFTVLPLMIGIAAFWQKHAQRSFRVTRAAISLVNATLQENISGMRVIQSMVREDRNREEFDDLNAYNRDTNLTASKIAALVLPLVEVVAAIAIVITLFYGSVLISRGSLSVGVLVAFILYIYRFFDPIRDLSQQYTQLQRSGVAAERIFQILSIPVEITDRPNAKVLPQIKGDVEFREVVFGYKPEAPVLQGLNLSIKAGQTAAIVGHTGAGKSTIASLLSRFYDVQQGAVLIDGYDVKEVTQSSLRSQIGIVLQEPFLFTGTIRDNISYGRLEATDEEIEEAARVIGVHDIIIQLPRGYETPIRERGRNLSVGQRQLISFARALLADPRILILDEATANIDTFTEVLVQQGLQRLLHGRTALVIAHRLSTIKNADTIIVLQGGRIIEQGSHQELLQRDGAYATLYAMGFRQSHV
- a CDS encoding ABC transporter ATP-binding protein, with translation MTLSTWKTHPIRSFFSTWQTSGRIYVRIFGLLRPHKTLALGALGCLILATVLALLIPELIAQVIAIGIGSGNLRNLVLISGAVLIASILRGLAAYGQGYLSQALSVEIAYDLRNQIYDHLQRLSFSFHDESETGQLMSRMTVDIEAVRNAFPLGFLRALIAILYFAAVAIILAILDLPLALVILLAVPILIALAIQVARRLRPMWDNAQQETGALSTIMQESLSGRRVVLSFVREAFEITKFEAKNQELRNLKISAQRLSAWNQPLMVLSLNLVTVLVLWVGGTAVISQRVSLPTLVAVIQYALLLGTPVRSFGFMITWLMRARSSGHRIFEVLDTEPVIKDAPNAIALRQVAGHVRFEGVGFAYGSGPRILDEINIDAQPGQVIALLGTTGSGKSTILSLLPRFYDVTEGRITVDGHDIRAVQHASLRRSIGFVLQDVFLFNATLRENIAFGAPHATEEQIIAAAKVARLHDFACTLPDGYETWVGERGVTLSGGQKQRVAIARTILFDPRILVLDDATSSVDMETEYLIQEALDAVMRGRTSFVVASRLRTIKRADQILVLDRGRIIERGTHDTLLALDGTYARLYELQLREQEEYEAQALKLLDGEKPAALTEADTPQQTRR